A genomic stretch from Vibrio algarum includes:
- the pgsA gene encoding CDP-diacylglycerol--glycerol-3-phosphate 3-phosphatidyltransferase: protein MRFTIPNILTLLRLVLIPVFVVVFYLPYSWAPFAAAMVFWFAAVTDYLDGMLARKLGQTSRFGAFLDPVADKVMVATALILITEHYETIWVTIPALTMIAREIIISALREWMAEIGKRANVAVSWIGKVKTVTQMFALWVLIWRFDDWMIWVGYVALYIATILTYWSMVQYLSAAKGDLLAKEHQ from the coding sequence ATGCGTTTTACCATACCAAATATTCTTACTTTATTACGACTGGTTCTTATACCAGTTTTCGTTGTTGTTTTTTATCTGCCTTATAGTTGGGCTCCATTTGCTGCGGCAATGGTGTTCTGGTTTGCTGCGGTCACTGATTATTTAGATGGCATGCTAGCTCGAAAACTGGGTCAAACCTCTCGTTTCGGTGCATTTCTCGACCCAGTTGCAGATAAAGTAATGGTGGCGACGGCACTGATACTGATTACAGAGCATTACGAGACTATCTGGGTAACAATTCCCGCATTAACTATGATTGCACGAGAAATTATCATCTCAGCGCTACGTGAGTGGATGGCAGAAATTGGAAAACGAGCCAATGTCGCTGTGTCATGGATTGGTAAAGTAAAAACAGTAACACAAATGTTTGCTTTATGGGTGCTGATCTGGCGCTTTGACGATTGGATGATTTGGGTGGGTTACGTTGCCCTTTATATCGCTACAATACTGACTTATTGGTCAATGGTACAATATTTATCCGCCGCAAAAGGTGACCTTTTAGCGAAAGAACATCAGTAA
- a CDS encoding isoamylase early set domain-containing protein, whose translation MLKKRFFKTKDEVEVTFEWPQSEETSVAIAGDFNGWEAAPMKLNKKNKAFTLKLRLPKGDTFQFRYLIDGENWENDQAADDYVRNSFGSDNSLISTIDAA comes from the coding sequence ATGTTAAAGAAGCGCTTTTTTAAAACAAAAGATGAAGTTGAAGTAACTTTTGAGTGGCCTCAAAGTGAAGAAACTAGTGTAGCAATTGCTGGTGACTTCAACGGTTGGGAAGCTGCTCCAATGAAATTAAATAAAAAGAACAAAGCTTTCACGTTAAAGCTTCGTTTGCCAAAAGGTGATACTTTTCAATTTCGCTATCTTATTGATGGTGAAAATTGGGAAAATGACCAAGCTGCAGACGATTATGTAAGAAACAGCTTTGGCTCAGATAACAGCCTAATTTCGACTATTGACGCCGCATAG
- a CDS encoding HDOD domain-containing protein, producing the protein MPKESTAERLFTNKRYDAEAQRVAGKLSEQTLIRHAKWLVSMRYLVDQSDVDSILSSQEEFCESVIFEEKERITENQRILLQCEKLKVIERQERIEERQIILDKVVTRVALKTERIMIEQLTKLDIDKLMWGFPQYGHFSSFAYSASLNFAKLGTLTTLSPSLKANVLDLVGNSKFCELLGKFPKPTKDPAIAIGYIGIENCRRLFPVLMAKPTLRWSDKNTKLIAPKLWQQLIVTANVTRLRLEKAGYKEPDEGVLLGTIRSLAQIAICNYFSQFFEDALVEVMKECREDEDMESYFACSEVKPTLSILPNVIYKLDRLLSERIVEHIDWDQRALHLRSALLEDISNVPILERSLHGVALGQARAFTIYDMLDRSSAFIGKHAPYWFANVQLDGEALKLLKNCNPGKLTLSM; encoded by the coding sequence TTGCCAAAAGAAAGCACAGCAGAACGATTATTTACCAATAAAAGGTACGATGCTGAAGCACAACGCGTCGCAGGAAAACTATCAGAGCAAACTTTGATTCGTCATGCAAAATGGCTAGTCAGTATGAGGTATTTGGTCGATCAATCCGATGTGGATTCTATCTTGAGCTCCCAAGAAGAGTTTTGTGAATCGGTTATATTCGAAGAAAAAGAACGTATTACTGAAAATCAAAGAATACTTTTACAATGTGAAAAGTTAAAGGTAATAGAAAGACAAGAACGAATCGAAGAGCGGCAGATCATATTGGATAAAGTGGTAACGCGAGTAGCACTTAAAACAGAAAGAATCATGATAGAGCAGCTAACAAAGCTAGATATCGATAAGTTAATGTGGGGATTTCCTCAATATGGTCACTTCAGTTCATTTGCTTATTCGGCATCCCTTAACTTTGCAAAACTCGGTACTTTGACAACATTAAGTCCATCACTAAAAGCAAACGTTCTTGATTTAGTCGGTAATTCGAAATTCTGTGAGCTGTTAGGAAAGTTTCCTAAACCAACCAAAGATCCCGCTATCGCTATTGGATATATCGGTATTGAAAATTGTCGCCGTTTATTCCCAGTATTAATGGCGAAACCTACTTTGAGATGGTCGGATAAAAATACCAAACTAATCGCACCTAAACTTTGGCAGCAACTTATTGTTACGGCAAACGTAACAAGATTACGCCTTGAAAAAGCAGGCTACAAAGAACCCGATGAAGGGGTTCTACTAGGTACGATACGGTCACTAGCGCAGATTGCGATATGTAATTATTTTTCTCAGTTTTTTGAAGACGCTCTAGTAGAAGTAATGAAAGAATGTAGAGAAGATGAAGATATGGAGTCGTATTTTGCGTGCTCAGAAGTAAAGCCAACGTTGTCGATACTGCCTAATGTCATCTATAAACTCGATCGCTTATTGTCAGAAAGGATTGTAGAGCATATAGACTGGGATCAAAGAGCACTGCATCTACGCAGTGCGCTGCTTGAAGATATTAGTAACGTTCCCATTCTCGAGCGAAGTTTGCACGGAGTTGCGTTGGGGCAGGCAAGGGCATTTACTATCTATGATATGCTAGATAGAAGCTCAG